Proteins encoded within one genomic window of Prauserella marina:
- a CDS encoding MarR family winged helix-turn-helix transcriptional regulator, with product MHERVANLLGAAALAVTDRVLAGARANAGVSASGAAALVVASTGHELSVTELGRRIGLSQSAAARMVDSLEGKRLLERRPRHGREVAVGLTDEGHRVARGLLDARGTGLESLLDALSPAEQKQLGDLLSTLLTRIHQDVGNADLLCRLCDRASCTTDAVCPVGQAQRDGPG from the coding sequence ATGCATGAAAGGGTCGCCAATCTGCTGGGTGCCGCCGCACTGGCCGTGACCGACCGGGTGCTCGCCGGAGCGCGGGCCAATGCGGGAGTGAGCGCCAGCGGCGCCGCCGCCCTCGTGGTGGCATCCACCGGCCACGAACTGAGTGTGACCGAACTGGGACGCAGGATCGGGCTGAGTCAATCGGCCGCCGCGCGCATGGTCGACTCACTGGAAGGCAAGCGTTTGCTGGAACGGCGGCCCCGGCACGGCAGAGAGGTCGCCGTCGGGCTCACCGACGAGGGCCACAGGGTCGCCCGTGGCCTGCTCGACGCGCGCGGCACCGGGCTGGAGAGCCTGCTCGACGCGCTGAGCCCAGCCGAACAGAAGCAGCTCGGCGACTTGCTGAGCACCCTGCTGACCCGCATCCACCAGGACGTCGGCAACGCGGACCTGCTGTGCCGGTTGTGTGACCGCGCGAGCTGCACCACCGACGCGGTGTGCCCGGTCGGGCAAGCGCAGCGGGACGGACCGGGCTGA
- a CDS encoding Rrf2 family transcriptional regulator, with the protein MSLSSRSAVAIHALTMLARWERSLTSAEIAESLASNPVLVRRILGSLRDAGLVLSSEGRGGGWSLARGPREITLHDAHIAVEAEQVLARHPHPPNSECEVGRHIQAILEVEFQAAEQAMRERLGRTTIDDLVSQVLIAERSLPSRR; encoded by the coding sequence GTGAGTCTCAGTAGCCGGAGCGCGGTCGCGATACACGCGCTCACCATGCTCGCTCGCTGGGAACGTTCGCTGACGTCGGCCGAGATCGCGGAAAGCCTTGCGAGCAATCCCGTCCTCGTGCGACGGATCCTCGGCAGCTTGCGCGACGCGGGTCTGGTGTTGTCGAGCGAGGGGCGCGGCGGCGGCTGGTCGCTCGCCCGCGGTCCGAGGGAGATCACGCTCCACGACGCGCACATCGCCGTCGAGGCAGAACAGGTGCTGGCCAGGCATCCGCATCCGCCCAACTCGGAATGCGAGGTGGGACGGCACATCCAGGCCATTCTTGAGGTGGAGTTCCAGGCCGCCGAGCAGGCCATGCGGGAACGGCTTGGCCGGACGACGATCGACGACCTCGTGTCGCAGGTGCTGATCGCCGAGCGCTCCCTGCCGTCGCGGCGCTGA
- a CDS encoding PPOX class F420-dependent oxidoreductase, with translation MSPSFDPHALLAESKLGVLATIKANGLPQLSPVTPFFDRANQTIYVSMTEGRAKTVNLRRDPRAALEVTSSDGWAWATAEGTVTLIGPGTDPHGAEVEALVDYYRSAAGEHPDWEEYRSVMVSDRRVLMVLKVGHVYGEKIR, from the coding sequence ATGTCACCGTCGTTCGACCCCCACGCCCTGCTCGCCGAGAGCAAGCTCGGGGTACTGGCCACGATCAAGGCCAACGGTCTTCCCCAGCTTTCCCCTGTGACCCCGTTCTTCGACCGCGCGAACCAGACCATCTACGTCTCGATGACCGAGGGCAGGGCCAAGACGGTGAACTTGAGGAGGGACCCGAGGGCCGCGCTGGAGGTGACCAGCTCCGACGGCTGGGCGTGGGCGACGGCCGAGGGCACGGTGACGCTCATCGGGCCTGGCACCGACCCGCACGGCGCCGAGGTCGAGGCACTGGTGGACTACTACCGCAGCGCGGCGGGAGAACACCCTGACTGGGAGGAATACCGGTCGGTCATGGTGTCCGATCGCAGGGTGCTCATGGTGCTGAAGGTCGGCCACGTCTACGGGGAGAAGATTCGCTGA
- a CDS encoding FadR/GntR family transcriptional regulator has protein sequence MPPFVQRRPLTSLTADALLDDIRSGRWPLGQRLPGEATLAAQLGVGRSTLREAIRELAGKGVLDSRQGAGVFVIATDVTEDWDAVLRRASVGSVIEARMAIETEAAALAAERRTPADLRTINRALGARRWCDRDLADHVDADMVFHRTVLVAAHNDVLTELFDSFVPRVRKAMVDMLRIRPLDSPDDDHTAHALLATAIADRDPVAAAEASRTHLTDLKRQFT, from the coding sequence ATGCCCCCATTCGTACAGCGCAGGCCGCTGACGTCGCTGACGGCCGATGCGCTGCTCGACGACATCCGCTCAGGACGGTGGCCGCTTGGCCAGCGGCTGCCGGGCGAGGCCACTCTCGCCGCCCAGCTCGGTGTCGGCAGGTCGACGTTGCGCGAGGCGATCCGTGAGCTGGCAGGCAAAGGCGTGCTCGATTCGCGGCAAGGCGCCGGTGTCTTCGTCATCGCCACCGACGTCACCGAAGACTGGGACGCCGTGCTGCGGCGCGCCTCCGTCGGTTCGGTCATCGAGGCGCGCATGGCGATCGAGACGGAAGCCGCCGCGCTCGCCGCCGAGCGCAGAACCCCGGCCGACCTGCGGACGATCAACCGCGCGCTCGGCGCCCGCCGCTGGTGCGACCGCGACCTCGCCGACCACGTCGACGCGGACATGGTCTTCCACCGCACCGTCCTCGTCGCGGCTCACAACGACGTGCTCACCGAACTGTTCGACAGCTTCGTGCCAAGGGTGCGCAAGGCGATGGTGGACATGCTCAGGATCCGGCCGCTCGACTCCCCCGACGACGACCACACCGCACACGCACTGCTGGCCACCGCCATCGCCGACCGCGACCCCGTCGCGGCGGCCGAGGCGAGCCGCACCCACCTGACCGACCTGAAACGGCAGTTCACATGA
- a CDS encoding ATP-binding cassette domain-containing protein — MSTAELSELTVEVDTGRWNETILDSVDLVVPAGRITVLLGESGCCKSMVAAALTGLLPSVARSTGDVRVNGTVVRDERQWRRLRSGTVGLVPQSGVTAFAAERTVGAQLHERRGPRPCRSVENACAAALYPTDVLDLYPDQHSSGQIQRAALAAALLPCPDLLVVDEPTASLDLGTAHEVWANLRTYADTGAALLTITHDATLAVEAGGADRMVFMRHGRIVATGAPAEMRALPDPYVRGFFPQIGQ, encoded by the coding sequence ATGTCGACCGCCGAGCTGAGCGAGCTGACCGTCGAGGTCGACACGGGACGGTGGAACGAGACGATCCTCGATTCGGTGGATCTCGTGGTCCCCGCGGGGCGGATCACCGTGCTGCTCGGCGAATCCGGGTGCTGCAAATCCATGGTCGCCGCCGCGCTGACGGGCCTGCTTCCCTCGGTCGCGCGCAGCACCGGAGACGTCCGGGTCAACGGCACGGTGGTGCGGGATGAGCGGCAGTGGCGGCGGCTCCGTTCAGGGACCGTCGGCCTGGTGCCGCAGTCCGGCGTCACGGCGTTCGCCGCGGAGCGCACCGTTGGGGCGCAGCTCCACGAGCGTCGAGGGCCGCGCCCCTGCCGGAGCGTCGAGAACGCCTGCGCGGCGGCGTTGTACCCGACGGACGTGCTCGACCTGTATCCGGACCAGCACTCCAGTGGTCAGATCCAGCGTGCCGCGCTGGCGGCGGCCTTGCTGCCCTGCCCCGATCTGCTGGTCGTGGACGAGCCCACCGCGTCCCTCGACCTGGGTACCGCTCACGAGGTGTGGGCCAACCTGCGAACCTACGCTGACACCGGTGCGGCCTTACTGACCATCACCCACGACGCCACGCTGGCGGTCGAGGCCGGGGGCGCCGACCGGATGGTGTTCATGCGTCACGGCCGCATCGTCGCGACCGGGGCGCCAGCCGAGATGCGTGCTCTCCCCGACCCTTACGTGCGGGGTTTCTTTCCCCAGATCGGCCAGTGA
- a CDS encoding FecCD family ABC transporter permease, giving the protein MPHALILSAGVLALLGCAVLSIGIGSGELSFARALRLLWSPEQGYDSTLVHSMRLPRTVLGIAAGAALAIAGALMQALTRNPLADPGIFGVNAGASATVVAAISTFGLTGFTAYVWFGFLGAAIASVATFLLGTRARFAATPMRLALAGTAVNAALTAFTNGFVYFDNTSFAQYRSWVIGSLNVPNATSAWQAVPFVAAGLLIALALVKPLNALALGEDTGSALGSKVRLTRIVGMGAIVLLCGATTAAVGPIAFVGLAVPHLVRYVTGPDYRLLIPYCLVFAPVLLLAADIAGRILLSGGEIQVAIMTALFGGPVFVLLARRRKLAQL; this is encoded by the coding sequence ATGCCACACGCGCTGATCTTGTCCGCGGGGGTCCTCGCGCTACTCGGCTGCGCCGTGCTGAGCATCGGGATCGGATCGGGCGAGCTGTCCTTCGCCCGGGCGTTGCGGTTGCTGTGGTCGCCGGAGCAGGGTTACGACTCCACTTTGGTGCATTCCATGCGGTTGCCGCGCACGGTGCTCGGCATCGCCGCCGGTGCCGCGCTCGCGATCGCCGGGGCGCTCATGCAGGCGCTGACCCGCAATCCGCTCGCCGACCCCGGGATCTTCGGGGTCAACGCGGGGGCTTCGGCGACGGTCGTCGCCGCCATCAGCACGTTCGGGCTGACCGGTTTCACCGCCTACGTCTGGTTTGGATTCCTCGGTGCGGCGATCGCGTCGGTGGCCACGTTCCTGCTGGGCACGCGGGCGAGGTTCGCGGCGACCCCGATGCGCCTCGCGCTCGCCGGTACCGCCGTCAACGCCGCGCTGACCGCGTTCACCAACGGGTTCGTCTACTTCGACAACACCTCGTTCGCGCAGTACCGGTCGTGGGTGATCGGTTCGCTCAACGTCCCCAACGCGACCTCGGCGTGGCAGGCCGTTCCGTTCGTCGCCGCCGGCCTGCTGATCGCGCTGGCCCTCGTGAAGCCGCTCAACGCGCTCGCGCTCGGCGAGGACACCGGGAGCGCGCTCGGTTCGAAAGTCAGGCTCACCAGGATCGTCGGCATGGGCGCCATCGTGTTGCTGTGCGGCGCGACGACGGCGGCGGTCGGCCCGATCGCGTTCGTCGGGCTCGCCGTCCCGCATCTCGTCAGATACGTCACCGGTCCCGACTACCGGCTGCTCATCCCGTACTGCCTGGTGTTCGCTCCGGTCCTGTTGCTCGCCGCGGACATCGCGGGACGAATTCTCTTGTCAGGCGGCGAAATCCAGGTGGCGATCATGACCGCGTTGTTCGGCGGCCCCGTTTTCGTATTGCTGGCAAGGCGAAGGAAGTTGGCGCAGCTGTGA
- a CDS encoding TetR/AcrR family transcriptional regulator — MSNTPLRPRQTVRKQRAADAAIEVIAADGLRGLTHRAVDVRADLPSGSTSSCFRTRLALLKAVLDRMVELDSEMLDRIPVSGWSLAGRAGRAAIVDMLTGVLEYALGPARSRTIARLELYLDATRHRELEAELIAANRGFVERVAAGMRAANVADPERAARLLTAQLDGLLYDALARPFLDGGDRDTLRRGIEVIVHGYTVPGLRGKRTS, encoded by the coding sequence ATGAGCAACACGCCCCTGCGACCCCGGCAAACCGTGCGCAAGCAGCGCGCGGCCGACGCGGCGATCGAGGTGATCGCGGCGGACGGGTTACGGGGATTGACCCATCGTGCCGTCGACGTGCGGGCCGACCTTCCCTCAGGGAGCACGAGCAGTTGTTTCCGGACCCGGCTGGCGCTGCTGAAAGCGGTGCTCGACCGGATGGTGGAGCTGGATTCGGAAATGCTCGACCGGATTCCGGTGTCGGGGTGGAGCCTGGCCGGAAGGGCTGGGCGCGCGGCGATCGTGGACATGCTGACCGGAGTGCTGGAGTACGCGCTGGGGCCAGCGCGGTCGCGGACCATCGCGAGGCTGGAGTTGTACCTGGACGCGACGCGGCACAGGGAACTCGAAGCGGAGTTGATCGCCGCGAACCGGGGGTTCGTCGAGCGGGTTGCCGCGGGAATGCGGGCGGCGAACGTGGCCGATCCGGAACGCGCGGCGCGGTTGCTGACGGCACAACTGGACGGATTGCTCTACGACGCGCTGGCGAGGCCGTTTCTCGACGGCGGCGACAGGGACACGTTGCGCCGCGGGATCGAAGTGATCGTGCACGGCTACACCGTTCCCGGCCTGCGCGGTAAACGCACCTCATAG
- a CDS encoding cytochrome P450, translating to MTTIGETDEPRAARRFRDHTLAYAPGELLRWLHRRRGPLAKIGMGTAGYTYLLGPEANRFVFANSDRFRWRDAFDWLVPVDGETSMLLSDGHEHRRRRRLVQPAMNHRQIAGYVDTMTGNADLAIDSWRAGERIDVYRELRAAIRRSTLQALFGPRLAADATFFGDQLQILLDLCDGLPQTVALRRRLSTPEWRKAMAARDRVDERIYAEIEHVRAAIPGKEQTVLASLVHGTDEEGLRLSDVEIRDQTVTLIVAGYETTSAVLGWAVYAMLSTPGVWAKAKAEVLEVLGDRTPTAADLKNLRYLTNVVHETLRLYPAVVVVGRRANEDIEFDGSLIREGSMVIISPYVTHRMPQLWREPTRFRPERWDPRDPGYRKPTPHEFLPFGSGPHRCIGSSMASTELIVMLARLLARTTLSLPAQRIRPASMISLRPARGLLADVVATGSRA from the coding sequence ATGACCACCATTGGCGAAACCGATGAGCCGCGAGCGGCGCGCCGCTTCCGCGATCACACCCTGGCCTACGCTCCCGGCGAGCTGCTGCGGTGGCTACACCGGCGACGCGGCCCGCTCGCGAAAATCGGGATGGGCACGGCGGGTTACACCTATCTGCTTGGCCCGGAGGCCAACCGGTTCGTCTTCGCCAACTCCGACCGGTTCCGCTGGCGGGACGCGTTCGACTGGCTGGTTCCCGTCGACGGCGAAACGTCGATGCTGCTCAGCGACGGGCACGAGCACCGGAGGCGCCGCAGGCTCGTGCAACCGGCCATGAACCACCGGCAGATCGCGGGCTACGTCGACACCATGACCGGCAACGCCGACCTCGCGATCGACTCGTGGCGGGCAGGGGAACGGATCGACGTCTACCGGGAATTGCGCGCCGCGATCCGGCGCAGCACACTACAGGCCCTTTTCGGTCCGAGACTCGCCGCCGACGCCACGTTCTTCGGCGATCAACTACAGATTCTGCTCGACCTGTGCGACGGGCTTCCGCAGACCGTCGCGTTGCGAAGGAGACTGTCCACACCGGAATGGCGGAAGGCAATGGCCGCGAGGGACCGTGTGGACGAACGCATCTACGCCGAGATCGAGCACGTGCGCGCGGCCATTCCAGGGAAAGAGCAAACCGTACTCGCCTCCCTCGTCCACGGCACGGACGAAGAAGGGCTTCGACTGTCTGATGTGGAGATACGGGACCAGACGGTCACCCTGATCGTCGCGGGATACGAGACGACGAGCGCCGTCCTCGGCTGGGCCGTATACGCGATGCTCAGCACGCCTGGCGTGTGGGCCAAAGCCAAAGCCGAGGTTCTGGAGGTACTCGGCGACCGCACGCCGACGGCCGCCGACCTCAAGAATCTCAGGTACCTGACCAACGTCGTGCACGAGACATTGCGGCTCTACCCCGCCGTTGTCGTCGTCGGCAGGAGAGCGAACGAGGACATCGAGTTCGACGGCTCGCTGATCCGCGAGGGAAGCATGGTCATCATCAGCCCCTACGTCACCCATCGCATGCCGCAACTGTGGAGGGAACCCACCCGGTTCCGGCCTGAACGCTGGGATCCCCGCGACCCGGGATACCGCAAGCCGACCCCGCACGAATTCCTGCCGTTCGGTTCGGGGCCGCATCGCTGCATCGGCTCGTCCATGGCGAGTACCGAACTCATCGTGATGCTGGCCAGGTTGCTCGCGAGGACCACGCTGTCCCTTCCCGCGCAACGTATTCGCCCTGCCAGCATGATCTCCCTCCGGCCCGCACGGGGCCTGCTCGCCGACGTGGTCGCGACCGGTTCCCGTGCGTGA
- a CDS encoding EamA family transporter translates to MGALLALASAICYGLSDFVGGLVARRAPFATVALLGQAGGLVFALAFVPVVPTGAVGAADLGWGALSGVGTGIGMLFLFRGLADGAMSVVVPVSAVGGVALPALAGVAFLGERPPPLSWLGIAVAVPALWLVSHTRSGTGGVPGPVANGLIASTGIAVQYLALAQATPASGGWPVVAGRVAAILTVLPWTRAPRLRLRPAAIPLLAALAGIAAALALLCYLLATRHQLVVIAVVLSSLYPVIPVVLGIVVLRERLRATQVAGLLASAAAVTLLTAG, encoded by the coding sequence ATGGGCGCGCTGCTCGCCCTGGCATCGGCGATCTGTTACGGCCTTTCCGACTTCGTCGGCGGGCTCGTGGCCCGCAGGGCGCCGTTCGCGACCGTCGCGTTACTCGGACAGGCCGGCGGGCTGGTGTTCGCGCTCGCCTTCGTCCCGGTCGTGCCCACCGGCGCGGTGGGCGCCGCCGACCTCGGCTGGGGAGCGCTGTCGGGGGTCGGCACCGGAATCGGCATGCTCTTCCTGTTCCGTGGACTGGCGGATGGCGCGATGAGCGTGGTCGTTCCGGTCAGCGCGGTGGGCGGTGTCGCGTTGCCCGCGCTCGCGGGAGTCGCCTTTCTCGGTGAGCGACCTCCACCGTTGTCCTGGCTGGGAATCGCGGTCGCCGTTCCCGCGCTGTGGCTGGTCTCCCACACTCGCTCCGGCACCGGCGGTGTCCCCGGCCCCGTCGCGAACGGGCTGATCGCGAGCACCGGAATCGCCGTGCAGTACCTCGCGCTCGCGCAAGCCACGCCCGCTTCTGGCGGGTGGCCCGTCGTCGCTGGCCGCGTCGCGGCGATCCTCACTGTGCTGCCGTGGACCCGCGCCCCCAGACTGCGCTTACGACCCGCTGCCATTCCACTGCTCGCGGCGCTCGCCGGGATCGCGGCCGCGCTCGCGTTGCTGTGTTATCTGCTCGCCACGCGGCACCAGCTCGTCGTGATCGCCGTGGTGCTCTCCTCGCTCTATCCGGTCATACCTGTGGTGCTCGGCATTGTCGTTCTGCGAGAACGACTGCGTGCCACACAAGTGGCCGGACTGCTGGCCTCGGCGGCGGCCGTCACGCTCCTCACCGCGGGGTGA
- a CDS encoding ABC transporter ATP-binding protein encodes MTEEPEGTDAVLELREVTFRRQGKQILTDVSFTVGRGEHWALLGPNGAGKSTVLGFCGALTHPTAGAVHVLGQQLGRVELQALRRAIGHVNPRHPLRSPLTVREVVLSGITGSIDLPPRWRPVPEDVDRAEALIDVLGLRGKAGDRWPTLSQGERGRTLLARALICGPRLLLLDEPSTGLDVAAREQLLETVDLLDETHPGIASVLVTHHLEELPTTTTHALLLAEGKVVAAGPAATTVTTANVSSAFDHPVEVGYQHGRWSARAVRSRRAAVATLG; translated from the coding sequence ATGACCGAGGAGCCCGAAGGGACCGATGCTGTTCTCGAACTGAGGGAGGTCACCTTCCGCAGGCAGGGAAAGCAGATCCTGACCGACGTCAGCTTCACCGTCGGCAGGGGTGAGCACTGGGCGCTGCTCGGCCCCAACGGGGCGGGCAAGAGCACGGTGCTCGGCTTCTGCGGGGCGCTGACCCATCCGACGGCCGGCGCCGTTCACGTACTCGGTCAGCAACTCGGCCGCGTCGAACTACAGGCGCTGCGCCGCGCGATCGGTCACGTGAACCCCAGGCACCCGCTGCGCTCGCCGCTCACGGTGCGGGAGGTCGTGCTCAGCGGCATCACCGGCAGCATCGACCTGCCACCCCGCTGGCGGCCCGTTCCCGAGGACGTCGACCGGGCCGAGGCGCTGATCGACGTCCTCGGCCTTCGCGGGAAAGCAGGCGATCGCTGGCCGACGCTCTCCCAGGGCGAACGCGGGCGCACGCTGCTGGCTCGGGCGCTGATCTGCGGGCCGAGGCTGCTGTTGCTCGACGAACCCTCGACGGGGCTGGACGTCGCCGCTCGCGAACAGTTGCTGGAGACGGTCGACCTGCTCGACGAGACCCATCCCGGCATCGCGTCGGTATTGGTCACCCACCACCTGGAAGAGCTGCCGACCACGACGACCCACGCGCTGCTGCTCGCCGAAGGCAAGGTCGTCGCGGCCGGTCCGGCCGCCACGACGGTGACGACCGCGAACGTCTCCTCGGCCTTCGACCACCCCGTCGAGGTCGGCTACCAGCACGGCCGCTGGTCGGCGAGGGCGGTCAGGAGCAGGCGCGCGGCGGTGGCGACGCTCGGCTGA
- a CDS encoding FecCD family ABC transporter permease — MSTTVRSPTVRLGSLSLRVSPRGLLVGVALAVAVAVLWFIALLPGSDVMPVSAVLNTLSGNGSPGDEAIVYDWQLPRALTAIEVGLALGLSGAVFQSLTRNPLGSPDILGFSSGAATGALLSLTVLGTAALPTWLGALAGGALSATLIYLVSFNNGIRVHRLVLVGIGMNAIFVAANSMLMARAEFYDAKSAANWLIGTLDGRGWGHVATVGVTLVVLVPLVLALAPSLRMLEMGDEHARGLGLRVELDRFLLIAAGVALLSAAVTAAGPIAFVALAAPQLAKLLCRSGTCPLIPSALMGALLLQASDVLATTATEHTLPVGVVTGALGGCYLMWLLGWNRRA, encoded by the coding sequence GTGAGCACCACGGTCAGGTCACCTACGGTCCGGCTCGGCTCGCTGTCGCTGCGGGTGAGCCCGCGAGGCTTGCTCGTCGGTGTCGCGCTTGCCGTCGCCGTCGCCGTCCTGTGGTTCATCGCGTTGCTGCCCGGCTCCGATGTCATGCCGGTTTCCGCCGTGCTCAACACACTTTCCGGCAACGGCAGTCCCGGCGACGAGGCCATCGTCTACGACTGGCAGCTGCCGAGGGCGCTCACCGCCATCGAAGTCGGGCTCGCACTGGGACTTTCCGGCGCGGTGTTCCAGAGCCTGACCCGCAACCCGTTGGGCAGCCCCGACATTCTCGGTTTCAGCTCCGGCGCGGCGACCGGCGCGCTGCTGTCGCTGACCGTGCTCGGCACGGCCGCTCTGCCGACGTGGCTCGGCGCGCTCGCCGGTGGCGCACTGTCGGCGACGCTCATCTACCTCGTCTCCTTCAACAACGGCATCAGGGTCCATCGCCTCGTGCTCGTCGGCATCGGCATGAACGCCATCTTTGTCGCCGCCAACTCGATGCTCATGGCCCGCGCGGAGTTCTACGACGCGAAGTCGGCGGCCAACTGGCTGATCGGCACCCTCGACGGAAGGGGCTGGGGACACGTAGCCACGGTCGGTGTCACGCTGGTCGTGCTGGTTCCGCTCGTGCTGGCGTTGGCGCCCTCGCTGCGGATGCTGGAGATGGGCGACGAGCACGCACGAGGACTTGGCCTTCGCGTGGAACTGGACCGGTTCCTGCTCATCGCCGCCGGTGTCGCTCTGCTCAGCGCGGCGGTCACCGCCGCCGGTCCGATCGCGTTCGTCGCGCTCGCCGCGCCGCAGCTCGCGAAACTGCTGTGCCGGTCGGGAACATGCCCGCTGATCCCTTCCGCGCTCATGGGCGCCCTGTTGTTGCAGGCATCCGACGTGCTGGCCACCACGGCCACGGAACACACCCTGCCGGTCGGCGTCGTCACCGGCGCGCTCGGCGGGTGTTACCTGATGTGGCTGCTCGGCTGGAACCGCAGGGCCTGA